One segment of Nocardioides sp. QY071 DNA contains the following:
- the drmD gene encoding DISARM system SNF2-like helicase DrmD produces the protein MIGVERDSAVSTRPEAAVPEIGQIVTVRGSNWAVVEVQQQGLGRSSADDASAQLQHAVTLQSVQEDRLGHELRVVWELEQGRSALAHRGLPEEIDPEKFDDPNRLAAFIDALRWGAITSADDGTVQAPFRSGANVEPYQLTPLKRALASPRANLLLADDVGLGKTIEAGLVIQELLLRHRARTVIVVCPAGLAFKWQDEMQEKFGLDFTVVNSETMKDVRRSHGVHANPFTLFPRIIVSMAWLPGQRAQRQLRDAFSSTSQRFAFDILVVDEAHHVAPSSPVRTNKVGQERRGYAVDSQRTRAVREIAERSEHRLFLSATPHNGYTESFTALLEMIDPQRFVRGNKVDPVALEEVAVRRLKRDLKEAKGFLDRQVSQLPYTPTADESAAYDRLLDFTQRRDKAVAAGGGSRSARDMATLLLKKRFFSSPVAFARTVDVYRDTRTRGLDVDFDLDYDEIFGPDADELEEGKVDQPELEALREAKTSLPELTEEDLEDLDWLSDWGHRFEGRPDSRLEALLAYIEGTLRSHGDWNNERLVIFTEYVDTLQWLRAILRQQGYGDDRIEIIDGGTDAETRELIRARFNENPAKTPVRILLATDAAGEGIDLQNHCHRLVNFDIPFNPNRLEQRIGRVDRYGQTKAPEIRHFAPVVGGESALSKDVDLLARVAVKIDQIMRDLGSANEIIAPDLQRQFGGEVIKSRRAQAEKDPIAGMMGGEKVLNAELARLEQNLAESRERLHLRPENLQRVVETAFELNNLPPLDLVGSEDTDVPVFRLPNLDNSWEQVARGLYTRLDPDNARPITFDPQVLTQDPDVVYMHLGSPLLQRSTRRLRSALWGGDRALERVTATVVPGLEESYAVAVTRLVLVGRAGLRLHEEVFLAGTRLARRQAVGEQRAEELLESALDRADLVGVPPEIAAQIASAWNTEVDGGLRARVQQAIEDRAVRRCKDVEAHLIERREADRARVGEIFDRFGQTLREALREAEAIDGDPQLGLFEDERRQSERDLREIRRRIDALDEERERELTAVDTRYDDIRTWEFPAAVIFALAPRDLENGLAIR, from the coding sequence GTGATCGGGGTCGAACGGGACAGTGCCGTGTCAACGAGGCCCGAGGCGGCCGTTCCGGAGATCGGCCAGATCGTCACAGTCCGGGGATCAAACTGGGCTGTCGTGGAGGTCCAACAGCAGGGCCTCGGGAGGAGCTCCGCGGACGACGCCTCCGCGCAACTTCAGCACGCTGTCACCCTTCAGTCGGTGCAGGAGGACCGGCTCGGTCATGAGCTCCGAGTCGTATGGGAACTTGAGCAAGGCAGGAGCGCACTGGCGCACCGGGGCCTTCCCGAAGAGATCGACCCCGAGAAGTTCGACGACCCGAATCGGCTCGCGGCCTTCATCGATGCGCTGCGCTGGGGTGCGATCACCAGCGCCGATGACGGTACGGTCCAAGCGCCGTTCCGCAGCGGCGCCAACGTGGAGCCCTACCAGCTGACTCCGCTCAAGCGAGCCCTGGCGAGCCCGCGCGCGAACCTGTTGCTTGCTGACGACGTCGGTCTCGGCAAGACGATCGAGGCGGGCCTGGTCATCCAGGAGCTTCTTCTCCGGCATCGGGCGCGCACCGTGATCGTGGTCTGCCCGGCCGGTCTGGCCTTCAAGTGGCAGGACGAGATGCAGGAGAAGTTCGGTCTCGACTTCACCGTTGTCAACTCGGAGACCATGAAGGACGTACGCCGATCCCACGGCGTCCACGCGAATCCGTTCACACTGTTCCCCCGGATCATCGTCTCGATGGCGTGGCTGCCTGGCCAGCGCGCCCAGCGTCAGTTGCGGGACGCCTTCTCCAGCACCAGCCAACGGTTCGCATTCGACATCCTCGTCGTCGACGAGGCCCACCACGTCGCCCCCAGCAGTCCGGTCCGCACCAACAAGGTCGGGCAGGAACGCCGGGGCTACGCAGTCGACTCGCAGCGGACCCGGGCCGTTCGCGAGATCGCCGAGCGCTCCGAACACCGGCTCTTTCTCAGCGCCACCCCGCACAACGGGTATACCGAGTCGTTCACGGCGCTCCTGGAGATGATCGACCCGCAGCGGTTCGTCCGCGGCAACAAGGTCGACCCGGTGGCCCTTGAGGAGGTTGCGGTCCGTCGGCTCAAGCGCGACCTCAAGGAGGCGAAGGGCTTCCTCGATCGGCAGGTCAGCCAACTGCCTTACACGCCGACGGCCGATGAGTCCGCAGCGTACGACCGACTGCTCGACTTCACTCAGCGGAGGGACAAGGCGGTCGCTGCAGGAGGCGGGAGCCGCTCGGCCCGTGACATGGCGACGCTGCTGTTGAAGAAGCGGTTCTTCTCCTCGCCGGTTGCCTTCGCGCGGACCGTGGATGTCTACCGGGACACCCGCACGAGGGGCCTGGACGTCGATTTCGACCTCGACTACGACGAGATCTTCGGCCCCGACGCGGATGAACTCGAAGAGGGCAAGGTCGACCAGCCTGAGCTCGAGGCACTTCGGGAAGCGAAGACATCCCTGCCCGAACTGACCGAGGAGGATCTCGAGGACCTCGATTGGCTCAGTGACTGGGGCCACCGCTTCGAGGGACGACCCGACTCCCGGCTCGAAGCCCTGCTCGCCTACATCGAGGGCACTCTCCGGTCACACGGTGACTGGAACAACGAGCGCCTGGTCATCTTCACCGAGTACGTCGACACCCTCCAATGGCTGCGCGCCATCCTGCGCCAGCAGGGTTATGGAGATGACCGCATCGAGATCATCGACGGTGGCACCGACGCGGAGACCCGCGAGCTGATTCGCGCCCGCTTCAACGAGAACCCCGCCAAGACGCCGGTTCGGATCCTGTTGGCCACCGACGCTGCAGGCGAGGGCATCGACCTCCAGAACCACTGCCACCGACTGGTCAACTTCGACATCCCGTTCAACCCGAACCGTCTCGAGCAGCGCATCGGACGAGTCGACCGCTACGGCCAGACGAAGGCCCCCGAGATCCGCCACTTCGCCCCGGTCGTCGGTGGTGAGAGCGCGCTCAGCAAGGACGTCGATCTGCTCGCCCGGGTCGCGGTGAAGATCGATCAGATCATGCGTGACCTGGGCTCCGCCAACGAGATCATCGCGCCCGACCTGCAACGGCAGTTCGGCGGCGAGGTGATCAAGAGCCGTCGCGCCCAGGCCGAGAAGGATCCGATCGCCGGCATGATGGGCGGCGAGAAGGTACTCAACGCCGAGTTGGCACGACTCGAGCAGAATCTCGCCGAGAGTCGCGAACGTCTCCACCTTCGCCCCGAGAACCTGCAGCGCGTGGTCGAGACTGCGTTCGAGCTCAACAATCTCCCGCCGCTGGACCTCGTCGGCTCCGAGGACACCGACGTACCGGTGTTCCGACTCCCCAACCTCGACAACTCCTGGGAGCAGGTCGCCCGCGGCCTCTACACCCGCCTCGACCCTGACAACGCACGACCGATCACCTTCGACCCCCAGGTGCTGACTCAGGACCCCGACGTCGTCTACATGCACCTCGGCTCGCCCCTGCTGCAGCGGTCGACCCGGCGCCTCCGATCGGCGCTCTGGGGCGGCGACCGGGCGCTGGAACGCGTGACCGCCACGGTCGTGCCCGGCCTCGAGGAGTCCTACGCGGTCGCGGTCACCCGGCTGGTTCTGGTCGGTCGCGCCGGCCTACGCCTCCACGAGGAGGTCTTCCTGGCGGGCACGCGGCTCGCCCGCAGGCAGGCAGTCGGCGAACAGCGCGCTGAGGAACTGCTCGAGTCGGCGCTCGACCGCGCTGATCTCGTGGGTGTCCCGCCGGAGATCGCCGCGCAGATCGCCTCCGCGTGGAATACAGAGGTAGACGGCGGACTCCGCGCTCGCGTCCAGCAGGCGATCGAGGACCGCGCCGTACGACGCTGCAAGGACGTCGAAGCGCACCTCATCGAACGACGCGAGGCCGACCGTGCCCGCGTCGGCGAGATCTTCGACCGGTTCGGGCAGACGCTTCGTGAGGCACTCAGAGAGGCTGAGGCGATCGACGGCGACCCCCAGCTCGGGCTCTTCGAGGACGAGCGCCGCCAGAGTGAACGTGACCTGCGAGAGATCCGGCGTCGCATCGACGCTCTGGATGAGGAACGCGAGCGTGAGCTCACGGCCGTCGACACCCGCTACGACGACATCCGCACCTGGGAGTTCCCGGCCGCGGTCATCTTCGCCCTCGCCCCGCGCGACTTGGAGAACGGACTGGCGATTCGATGA
- a CDS encoding type IIL restriction-modification enzyme MmeI, producing MRKRTHKRPDVHSDWLAQVDSDGPFLSHPVLKDMWPDGVDRLGDADDRLVTFKQAYARWQRAFDQYVEQPKTPESKNAYDAVRRAWIDVILDDLAEWKDLRGDSDVMVRSPGDQITVTATGALKGRDGDTAALLLVCDPTSGLRDAGLDGWAANDVDRLAMLLRKAQVEVGIVTDGQWWALVWAKDGKPTGSGMVNALTWAEEPLLRDAFFTLINQRRFRASDAEQRLPRLFERSELEAEEITEALGTQVRRSVELLVQAFSEARLEAAKAGDPDPLTEKPDDIYQAAVTVMMRIVFLLFAEERDMLPTEQLYWDSYAIKDLLDDLRTQAAAGEEHLDETYDAWHRLLAVSQALHGGVNYDEMRMPAYGGSLLDPERLPWLHATDRRGLRLKISDRVMLHVLESVQTVVAKGERRRISFREIDVEQIGYIYEGLLGYSCAEVAGDIILGLVGKDGAEPEIPLAAVNDLYDDHGGDAKKFASALAAWIKDNQPAATGKSVAALAKLVDQDPAGDDRAELVRLLSPLAAGDSDLLENLVGWGSLIRRDLRNIPLVFPIGGLVVVETPSRKNAGAHYTPRSLAEEVVLHALQPLVYEPGPLQSNDENEWRLKSASAILDLKVADIAAGSGAFLVAAARYLSERLVEAWVAEGMVDGAVTADPEELRRQALREVIARCLYGADINPMAVEMCKLSLWLVSMDKTKPFSFVDDKVFCGNSLFGLTSLDQLRYLHIAPKPSTMQQQMLVDIDAKIAAATRLRNELASPVDEHDPMRSSRAKARLFAQFLEVTADLRSIADGVVAAALPLGGKPGRTLDDAFKSLSWQLHEAFPPDESTGDRAKLDRRIDSGLTPTVETDYERWTPLHWVVEAPDVIIDNGGFDAVIGNPPFLGGKKISPALGSNVREWLTNVVGFGARGNADLVVFFLLRAFGLLTSKGGLGLIATNTLAQGDSREVGLDQLVSHGFVILRSVQSRRWPAASAMLDYAAVWGTKAQVSQSVHRVADGDRVHSISTLLEPEGTARGNPLKLRENSGIAFAGVNVNGDGFLLSAEEAASMIAKAPRNAEVVRPYVGGEDLNGSPTHQASRWVIDFVQASIGEAEKYPEPLEWLKKRAYSYRQSLTNKPKLQSEWWLHERSALSLRKAIAELDEVLAITVVSKTVMPVRVSTDCVFSLAVCVFAQDSYAFQAIVSSAFHQAWAIKYGSAMKSDPRYVPSDTFETFPRPTATDALTASGRALEEERKEIMVRRGLGLTALYNLVNSPQVIGDPDVDRLRDLHVEIDAVTLGAYGWDDVPLGHGFYAYRQMERWTVSPAARVEIFDRLLKLNHERARAEGQHVQTQGSTDGQDTLFA from the coding sequence ATGAGGAAGCGCACACACAAGAGGCCGGACGTCCACAGCGACTGGCTCGCCCAGGTCGACAGTGATGGCCCGTTCCTCTCCCACCCGGTGCTCAAGGACATGTGGCCCGATGGCGTCGACCGCCTCGGTGACGCCGACGACCGCCTGGTCACGTTCAAGCAGGCGTACGCGCGATGGCAACGTGCCTTCGACCAGTACGTCGAGCAACCCAAGACCCCCGAGTCGAAGAACGCCTACGACGCCGTACGGCGAGCTTGGATCGACGTCATTCTCGACGACCTCGCCGAGTGGAAGGACCTTCGCGGCGACTCGGACGTCATGGTCCGCTCGCCCGGCGACCAGATCACCGTCACCGCGACCGGAGCTCTGAAGGGTCGCGACGGCGACACCGCGGCGCTTCTTCTGGTCTGCGACCCCACCTCGGGCCTGCGCGATGCTGGTCTCGACGGCTGGGCGGCCAACGACGTCGACCGCCTGGCGATGCTGCTGCGAAAGGCACAGGTCGAGGTCGGCATCGTCACCGACGGTCAATGGTGGGCGCTGGTCTGGGCCAAGGACGGCAAGCCGACCGGCTCCGGAATGGTGAACGCGCTGACCTGGGCCGAAGAGCCGCTGCTTCGCGACGCCTTCTTCACCCTGATCAACCAGCGTCGCTTCCGTGCCTCTGACGCCGAGCAGCGCCTGCCCCGACTCTTCGAGCGCAGCGAACTCGAGGCCGAGGAGATCACCGAGGCACTCGGCACCCAGGTCCGCCGCTCCGTCGAGCTCCTCGTCCAGGCCTTCTCCGAGGCTCGCCTCGAGGCCGCGAAGGCGGGTGATCCGGACCCCCTCACCGAGAAGCCAGACGACATCTACCAAGCCGCCGTCACGGTGATGATGAGGATCGTCTTCCTGCTCTTCGCCGAAGAGCGCGACATGCTCCCGACCGAGCAGCTCTACTGGGACTCCTACGCCATCAAGGACCTCCTCGACGACCTCCGCACGCAAGCGGCGGCAGGCGAGGAGCACCTCGACGAGACGTACGACGCGTGGCACCGGCTGCTCGCCGTCAGCCAGGCACTGCACGGCGGAGTCAACTACGACGAGATGCGGATGCCGGCGTACGGCGGATCGCTGCTCGACCCGGAGCGCTTGCCGTGGCTTCACGCCACCGATCGTCGTGGCCTCCGCCTCAAGATCTCCGACCGAGTCATGCTCCATGTGCTGGAATCGGTGCAGACGGTCGTCGCCAAGGGCGAACGGCGCCGGATCTCCTTCCGCGAGATCGACGTCGAGCAGATCGGCTACATCTACGAAGGACTCCTCGGCTACTCCTGCGCCGAGGTTGCAGGCGACATCATCCTCGGCCTGGTCGGCAAGGATGGCGCCGAGCCTGAGATTCCGCTTGCCGCCGTCAACGACCTGTACGACGACCATGGCGGCGACGCCAAGAAGTTCGCCAGTGCCCTCGCCGCGTGGATCAAGGACAACCAGCCGGCCGCGACCGGTAAGAGCGTCGCGGCTCTGGCCAAGCTCGTTGACCAGGATCCCGCTGGTGATGACCGTGCGGAGCTGGTCAGACTGCTATCTCCGCTCGCCGCCGGAGACAGCGACCTTCTGGAGAACCTTGTCGGTTGGGGAAGCCTGATCCGTCGCGACCTTCGCAACATCCCACTCGTCTTCCCCATCGGTGGCCTTGTCGTAGTCGAGACGCCGTCGCGGAAGAACGCAGGCGCTCACTACACGCCTCGTTCACTGGCCGAGGAGGTCGTCCTCCACGCCCTCCAGCCACTCGTCTATGAGCCGGGACCGCTGCAGTCGAACGACGAGAACGAGTGGCGGCTCAAGTCCGCCTCAGCCATCCTCGACCTAAAGGTCGCCGACATCGCAGCCGGCTCGGGAGCCTTCCTGGTGGCGGCAGCCCGATACCTCTCAGAACGACTGGTAGAGGCGTGGGTTGCAGAGGGCATGGTTGACGGAGCCGTTACCGCTGACCCAGAGGAGCTTCGTCGTCAGGCGCTTCGGGAAGTGATCGCCCGCTGCCTCTACGGTGCCGATATCAACCCGATGGCAGTCGAGATGTGCAAGCTTTCGCTCTGGTTGGTCTCCATGGACAAGACTAAGCCGTTCTCCTTTGTCGATGACAAAGTCTTCTGCGGAAACTCACTGTTCGGACTGACCTCGCTCGACCAGCTGCGCTACCTCCACATCGCCCCGAAGCCGTCGACCATGCAGCAGCAGATGCTGGTCGACATCGACGCCAAGATTGCAGCCGCTACCCGACTCCGAAACGAGTTGGCATCCCCCGTCGACGAGCACGACCCTATGCGGTCGTCCCGTGCAAAGGCGCGTCTGTTCGCCCAGTTCCTCGAAGTGACAGCCGACCTGCGGTCGATCGCAGACGGCGTCGTCGCCGCAGCCCTTCCGCTCGGCGGTAAGCCCGGCAGAACTCTTGACGATGCTTTCAAGTCGTTGTCTTGGCAACTGCACGAGGCATTCCCGCCGGACGAGTCAACGGGTGACCGCGCCAAGCTCGACAGGCGGATCGATAGTGGACTGACGCCGACGGTTGAGACCGACTACGAGCGTTGGACACCTCTTCACTGGGTGGTTGAGGCACCTGATGTCATCATCGACAACGGTGGCTTCGATGCCGTCATCGGAAATCCCCCATTCCTCGGAGGCAAGAAGATTTCTCCGGCGTTGGGGTCCAACGTCCGTGAGTGGCTGACGAACGTTGTTGGGTTTGGGGCTCGCGGGAATGCAGATCTGGTCGTCTTCTTCTTGCTGCGGGCCTTCGGGCTTCTCACGTCCAAGGGCGGCCTGGGTCTCATCGCCACCAACACCCTTGCGCAGGGTGACAGCCGGGAGGTCGGGCTAGACCAGCTCGTGTCGCATGGCTTCGTCATCCTTCGGTCTGTGCAGAGTCGGCGCTGGCCCGCCGCGAGCGCCATGCTGGACTACGCGGCCGTTTGGGGGACTAAGGCTCAGGTCTCGCAGTCCGTACATCGGGTTGCCGACGGGGATCGCGTGCACTCGATCTCGACGCTGTTGGAGCCCGAGGGCACGGCTCGAGGCAATCCGCTTAAGCTGCGGGAGAACTCCGGCATCGCCTTTGCAGGTGTCAACGTGAATGGTGATGGCTTCCTCTTGTCGGCTGAAGAGGCAGCCTCGATGATTGCGAAGGCCCCGCGGAACGCTGAGGTGGTGCGCCCATACGTTGGCGGAGAAGATCTGAACGGGAGCCCTACCCACCAAGCGTCGCGTTGGGTAATCGACTTCGTCCAGGCTTCAATCGGAGAAGCCGAGAAGTATCCTGAACCTCTGGAATGGCTGAAGAAGCGTGCCTATTCGTACCGGCAGAGCTTGACGAACAAACCGAAGCTGCAGAGCGAGTGGTGGCTACATGAACGCTCGGCTCTCTCGCTCCGAAAGGCTATTGCTGAGCTTGACGAGGTGCTCGCGATCACGGTTGTGAGCAAGACGGTCATGCCGGTGCGTGTCTCGACGGACTGCGTTTTCAGCCTTGCTGTTTGTGTGTTCGCACAAGATTCCTATGCCTTTCAGGCCATTGTTTCGTCGGCCTTCCACCAGGCATGGGCGATCAAGTACGGGTCGGCTATGAAGAGCGATCCTCGGTACGTTCCGTCGGATACGTTCGAGACCTTTCCGCGTCCGACTGCCACGGACGCG